From the Microbacterium sp. W4I4 genome, one window contains:
- a CDS encoding MetQ/NlpA family ABC transporter substrate-binding protein, which produces MSRRTTTLAAAAAAVALIASLAGCASNPAAQPSGDSAADKVVKIGVVGKSDPQWPAFVDAAEKEGITVELVDFASYEQPNPALTAKELDLNQFQHIVYLAGYNVASGEDLVPIGSTGIYPLGLYSKKVKDVDEIKKGESVAVPDDASNQARALLVLQSAGLIELKSGGTIFSDLSDVDEAKSKVKVIALEAALIPNSLPDVAAAIINNDFVTQAGLKFEDAIAQDDPSDANALPYVNIFAARAEDKDNETYLKLVDIFQNDPKVQEGLAEASGNTIVPLKTPVADLESSLKKVEKDTAAQG; this is translated from the coding sequence ATGTCCCGTCGCACCACCACCCTCGCAGCCGCCGCAGCAGCGGTCGCCCTCATCGCATCCCTCGCCGGCTGCGCCTCGAACCCCGCAGCCCAGCCGTCCGGCGACTCCGCCGCCGACAAGGTCGTGAAGATCGGCGTCGTGGGCAAGAGCGACCCGCAGTGGCCCGCCTTCGTCGATGCCGCCGAGAAGGAGGGCATCACGGTCGAGCTCGTCGACTTCGCCTCCTACGAGCAGCCCAACCCGGCACTGACCGCGAAGGAGCTCGACCTCAACCAGTTCCAGCACATCGTGTATCTGGCCGGCTACAACGTGGCTTCGGGTGAGGACCTCGTGCCGATCGGCTCGACGGGCATCTACCCCCTCGGTCTGTACTCCAAGAAGGTCAAGGACGTCGACGAGATCAAGAAGGGCGAGAGCGTCGCCGTCCCCGATGACGCCTCGAACCAGGCGCGTGCCCTGCTCGTGCTGCAGTCCGCCGGGCTCATCGAGCTCAAGAGCGGTGGCACGATCTTCTCCGACCTGTCAGACGTCGACGAGGCGAAGTCGAAGGTCAAGGTCATCGCCCTCGAGGCGGCGCTCATCCCGAACTCGCTGCCGGATGTCGCCGCGGCGATCATCAACAACGACTTCGTCACCCAGGCGGGCCTGAAGTTCGAGGATGCCATCGCGCAGGACGACCCGTCCGACGCGAACGCGCTTCCCTACGTCAACATCTTCGCCGCCCGCGCGGAGGACAAGGACAACGAGACGTACCTCAAGCTGGTCGACATCTTCCAGAACGATCCGAAGGTGCAGGAGGGTCTCGCCGAGGCATCCGGCAACACCATCGTGCCGTTGAAGACCCCGGTCGCCGACCTCGAGTCCTCGCTGAAGAAGGTCGAGAAGGACACCGCCGCGCAGGGCTGA
- a CDS encoding methionine ABC transporter ATP-binding protein, translating into MAIVTLTDVTKTYPPASKGDAVVTAVDGVTLDIEQGDVFGIIGYSGAGKSTLVRLINALEPATGGTITVDGVDITALSERELRRVRGGIGMIFQQFNLFSSKTVRANIAYPLKLAGWVKADIEERVTELLRFVGLADKAKAFPEQLSGGQKQRVGIARALATRPAILLADEATSALDPQTTHEVLDLLKRVNEEQGVTIVVITHEMDVIQTIATKVAVMEHGRVIEQGDVFQVFSDPQNPASQRFVGTVIKGIPSPAEVGALRRRHEGRLVTFSFRDGDSSQAQVLLELAQAGLGFELVYGGINDIRGRAFGHLTLAIRGEDAAVDAVLDRIREHATVTEIQEGAL; encoded by the coding sequence ATGGCCATCGTGACCCTCACCGACGTCACGAAGACGTACCCGCCCGCGTCCAAAGGCGATGCCGTCGTCACCGCCGTCGACGGGGTGACCCTCGACATCGAGCAGGGTGACGTGTTCGGCATCATCGGCTACTCCGGGGCCGGCAAGTCCACCCTGGTGCGCCTGATCAACGCCCTCGAGCCCGCCACGGGCGGAACCATCACGGTGGATGGCGTCGACATCACGGCGCTGTCCGAGCGCGAGCTGCGCCGGGTGCGCGGCGGCATCGGCATGATCTTCCAGCAGTTCAACCTGTTCTCCTCCAAGACGGTGCGGGCGAACATCGCCTATCCGCTCAAGCTCGCCGGCTGGGTGAAGGCCGACATCGAGGAGCGGGTGACCGAGCTGCTGCGCTTCGTCGGACTCGCCGACAAGGCCAAGGCCTTCCCCGAACAGCTCTCCGGCGGGCAGAAGCAGCGCGTCGGCATCGCACGTGCGCTCGCCACCCGACCCGCCATCCTGCTGGCCGATGAGGCCACCAGCGCCCTGGATCCGCAGACCACGCACGAGGTCCTCGACCTGCTCAAGCGCGTGAACGAGGAGCAGGGCGTCACCATCGTCGTCATCACCCACGAGATGGACGTCATCCAGACCATCGCCACGAAGGTCGCCGTCATGGAGCACGGCCGCGTGATCGAGCAGGGCGACGTGTTCCAGGTCTTCTCCGACCCGCAGAACCCGGCCTCGCAGAGGTTCGTGGGCACGGTCATCAAGGGCATCCCGTCGCCGGCCGAGGTCGGTGCGCTGCGCCGGCGGCACGAGGGCAGGCTGGTGACCTTCTCGTTCCGAGACGGCGACTCCTCGCAGGCGCAGGTGCTCCTCGAGCTGGCCCAGGCCGGTCTCGGCTTCGAGCTCGTGTACGGCGGCATCAACGACATCCGAGGTCGTGCCTTCGGACACCTCACGCTCGCGATCCGCGGTGAGGACGCCGCCGTCGATGCCGTCCTCGATCGGATCCGCGAACACGCCACGGTCACCGAGATCCAGGAAGGGGCACTCTGA
- a CDS encoding sialate O-acetylesterase, with protein MTISTTLGLMLSTHTASPASATSTDPVFTTTCEQHQATEGMVPIRSIDIPIAGPGWYGTNPTYDFETTDIPAVDRVGYCLEMESDSGEQWVWAAHEATGEASDLRLPTGPAEVTRREARDLTVRSNVAGVPPVDHGTGWIEMWPNSYTATASRLLPGTYDGVIFSGDAKADADDIPVAGAYGSFQVHQVTEDAATTVLAVNGWASSRAALDLGIGQSDTGHPDWTFAANAAQWDTRRLTFYGRPAGVVLEAAPEPWQLIPRDGQDATEVGARFAGRVTSADITDIILRSTTGSDTTERSLDVVGGAFDVEAPVPVALADTTFELIAVSGGTRRVIRTIPGVVGGDVYVVHGQSNASARRWGDVAYAAQDHFVRSYGSTSDVPQVSIGDRGWSVGQADTVLNLGSIGQWGTRFGARLARETGVPVAIMNGAHGGHPVSFFARNDSDPQDPTTNYGRLLGRLVDGGLADHVAGIFWVQGEDDANDVATHVAGVTELISDLRTDLAASADAIPELFEVQVRRSPCTDTRATELRDAQRRMARDLGATLMTLNGLTDIVGCHFDFVNGYRDLGDWAFETVRSVIGGQPAAGVRAADASAVSQLTPRLLRVHLLHPDPLTIPAQAGAGFAFAGSSIAVTSVRQDGASLLLETSAPVSPGMVLEYVGFGAGGPWIRNRIGMGMVTFREDVLAAPADETAPVVSLVSPTAAGPVREVVIEVTARDAIGLTSITADLYDGDQLVKTTKTTMGGVTAGTHTATVTVPDGDYTIRYNAQDTTGNISDTGTFDITVDTTAPTVTTDDHPRNTIEKNGGYTKVSFVLDDTHEITTVTLNGHTIEVTPATHLELPTIKPGTLGAIRGTNELTVTDTAGNQATRTFELT; from the coding sequence GTGACGATCTCCACCACGCTCGGCTTGATGCTGAGCACCCACACGGCATCGCCTGCATCGGCGACCTCGACCGATCCGGTGTTCACAACGACGTGCGAACAGCACCAGGCGACCGAGGGAATGGTGCCGATCCGCTCGATCGACATCCCCATCGCCGGACCGGGCTGGTACGGCACGAACCCGACCTACGACTTCGAGACCACCGACATCCCCGCCGTCGATCGTGTCGGCTATTGCCTCGAGATGGAATCCGACTCCGGCGAGCAATGGGTATGGGCCGCGCATGAGGCGACCGGCGAAGCCAGCGACCTCAGGCTGCCGACCGGGCCGGCGGAGGTGACCCGTCGAGAGGCGCGCGACCTGACCGTCCGCTCCAACGTCGCCGGGGTGCCCCCCGTGGACCATGGGACCGGTTGGATCGAGATGTGGCCCAACAGCTACACGGCCACCGCCTCCCGCCTGCTGCCGGGGACGTACGACGGTGTGATCTTCAGCGGTGACGCGAAGGCGGATGCCGATGACATCCCCGTCGCGGGCGCCTACGGCTCGTTCCAGGTTCACCAGGTGACGGAGGATGCCGCGACGACAGTCCTGGCGGTCAACGGCTGGGCGAGCTCTCGCGCGGCGCTCGACCTCGGAATCGGCCAGTCGGACACCGGCCACCCCGACTGGACGTTCGCCGCGAATGCCGCGCAGTGGGACACACGCCGCCTGACTTTCTACGGTCGCCCCGCGGGCGTCGTGCTCGAGGCTGCTCCCGAACCCTGGCAGCTCATCCCGCGTGATGGTCAGGATGCGACCGAGGTCGGCGCTCGATTCGCCGGCCGTGTCACCTCGGCGGACATCACCGATATCATCCTGCGCAGCACGACGGGCAGCGACACGACGGAGCGGTCGCTCGACGTCGTGGGCGGAGCGTTCGACGTCGAAGCCCCGGTGCCGGTGGCGTTGGCCGATACGACCTTCGAACTCATCGCCGTGAGCGGGGGCACCAGACGCGTGATCCGGACGATCCCGGGCGTGGTCGGCGGCGACGTCTACGTGGTGCACGGTCAGTCCAACGCCTCCGCACGCCGCTGGGGAGATGTCGCGTACGCAGCCCAGGACCACTTCGTCCGCTCCTACGGATCGACCAGCGACGTGCCGCAGGTGTCGATCGGCGATCGCGGCTGGAGCGTCGGGCAGGCCGATACCGTCCTCAACCTGGGGTCGATCGGTCAGTGGGGAACCCGGTTCGGAGCCAGGCTCGCACGTGAGACGGGCGTACCCGTCGCCATCATGAACGGTGCTCACGGCGGCCACCCCGTGTCGTTCTTCGCACGGAACGACAGCGACCCGCAGGACCCGACCACCAACTACGGCCGACTTCTCGGACGCCTCGTCGACGGCGGACTCGCCGACCACGTCGCCGGCATCTTCTGGGTGCAGGGCGAGGACGATGCCAATGATGTGGCCACTCACGTGGCCGGTGTGACCGAGCTGATCAGTGATCTTCGGACAGACCTGGCCGCGTCTGCGGATGCGATCCCCGAGTTGTTCGAGGTGCAGGTCAGGCGATCACCGTGCACCGACACGCGCGCGACCGAGCTGCGCGATGCCCAACGCAGAATGGCGCGAGATCTCGGAGCCACGCTCATGACGCTCAACGGGCTGACGGACATCGTGGGCTGCCACTTCGACTTCGTGAACGGCTACCGTGACCTCGGCGACTGGGCCTTCGAGACCGTACGCAGCGTGATCGGCGGTCAGCCCGCCGCCGGAGTCCGTGCGGCTGATGCGTCCGCGGTGTCGCAGCTCACCCCGAGGCTGCTGCGCGTGCATCTCCTGCATCCGGATCCGCTCACGATCCCCGCGCAGGCCGGCGCGGGATTCGCGTTCGCGGGCAGTTCGATCGCCGTGACATCCGTGCGGCAGGACGGCGCGTCTCTCCTGCTGGAGACGAGCGCACCGGTCTCACCCGGCATGGTCCTGGAGTATGTCGGCTTCGGCGCCGGTGGCCCCTGGATCCGGAACAGGATCGGCATGGGCATGGTGACGTTCAGAGAGGACGTGCTCGCCGCTCCGGCCGATGAGACTGCGCCGGTGGTGTCTCTGGTGTCGCCGACGGCCGCGGGCCCGGTGCGCGAGGTCGTTATCGAGGTGACAGCAAGGGACGCGATCGGACTGACCAGCATCACCGCAGACCTCTACGACGGCGATCAACTCGTCAAGACCACCAAGACCACCATGGGCGGCGTCACCGCAGGAACCCACACCGCCACCGTCACCGTGCCCGACGGCGACTACACGATCCGCTACAACGCACAGGACACCACAGGGAACATCTCCGACACCGGCACATTCGACATCACCGTCGACACCACCGCGCCCACCGTGACCACGGACGACCATCCCCGCAACACCATCGAGAAGAACGGCGGCTACACCAAGGTGAGCTTCGTACTCGACGACACCCACGAGATCACCACCGTGACCCTCAACGGCCACACCATCGAGGTGACACCGGCCACACACCTCGAACTGCCCACCATCAAACCGGGAACCCTCGGCGCCATCCGCGGCACCAACGAACTCACCGTCACCGACACGGCCGGCAACCAGGCCACCCGCACCTTCGAACTCACCTGA